The proteins below are encoded in one region of Halodesulfovibrio sp. MK-HDV:
- a CDS encoding RsmB/NOP family class I SAM-dependent RNA methyltransferase, with product MTVTTSSRSFRLVCTPEERPLVEELLRAQGYDFDPEPFSEWSRKITREPKPLGSSLAAFFGLIYIQDRSSMLPPVVLNPEAGDAVLDMCASPGSKTGFLAQLVGPTGFVMGNEPSRNRLATLRQNLFTMNLLHTATCSYPGENFPLPSGGWKKIQLDPPCSGWGTVERNPNVLKLWQGDKVKPLIGIQRKLLQEAFRLLVPGGKVVFSTCTTNVQENEEQVRFALDEVGFKLQPITPPAGFTFEEPYLGGCEGTLRVDPEKSGAQGFYIAAFTKPEDAEAPHEFEAGLKADIMPRKALSMPGVEAGLLPEGELAHVREAALFLPKYALDNFPETFRWRGFPIGKMARGEVRPSPRLRALMPEYEEGNGINLEETEPIERLLTGQSMQVKAKGKETGLYFKGLRLGRLKVKGNRVLWSEK from the coding sequence GTGACAGTAACAACCTCATCCCGTTCTTTCAGGCTTGTTTGTACACCTGAAGAGCGACCACTTGTAGAAGAGCTTTTGCGCGCGCAGGGCTACGACTTTGATCCAGAACCGTTTTCTGAATGGTCCCGAAAAATTACCAGAGAACCAAAACCTCTTGGTTCAAGTCTCGCTGCATTTTTTGGACTCATTTACATTCAGGACAGATCTTCAATGCTGCCACCGGTTGTGTTGAACCCTGAAGCCGGAGATGCTGTACTCGATATGTGTGCAAGCCCGGGCAGTAAAACAGGCTTTCTGGCTCAACTAGTAGGCCCTACAGGTTTTGTTATGGGCAACGAACCCAGCAGAAACCGTCTTGCTACACTGCGCCAAAATCTTTTTACAATGAACCTGCTCCATACCGCCACCTGCTCTTACCCCGGTGAAAACTTTCCACTGCCCTCCGGCGGATGGAAAAAAATTCAGCTCGACCCACCTTGCAGCGGATGGGGCACCGTAGAACGAAATCCGAATGTCCTCAAGCTCTGGCAGGGCGACAAAGTTAAACCGCTTATTGGAATTCAGCGCAAATTACTTCAGGAAGCATTCCGACTTCTTGTTCCCGGCGGAAAAGTTGTCTTCTCAACCTGTACAACTAACGTTCAGGAAAACGAAGAACAAGTTCGCTTTGCACTAGATGAAGTTGGTTTCAAGCTCCAGCCTATTACACCACCAGCAGGCTTTACTTTCGAAGAACCTTACCTTGGTGGCTGCGAAGGAACACTTCGCGTTGATCCGGAAAAATCCGGCGCTCAAGGTTTCTATATTGCCGCCTTCACAAAACCAGAAGACGCTGAAGCACCACACGAGTTCGAAGCCGGTCTTAAGGCTGACATCATGCCTCGCAAAGCACTCAGCATGCCGGGCGTTGAAGCAGGTCTACTTCCTGAAGGGGAACTCGCGCATGTTCGCGAAGCCGCTCTCTTCCTACCGAAGTATGCCCTCGATAACTTTCCAGAGACTTTCCGATGGAGAGGCTTCCCGATTGGCAAAATGGCTCGCGGTGAAGTACGTCCGTCACCAAGGTTACGCGCCCTCATGCCTGAATATGAAGAAGGCAACGGCATCAACCTTGAAGAAACCGAACCAATCGAACGGTTGCTTACCGGTCAGTCCATGCAGGTAAAAGCAAAAGGCAAGGAAACCGGACTCTATTTTAAAGGACTCCGTCTCGGACGCCTTAAAGTTAAAGGCAACCGCGTACTTTGGAGCGAGAAGTAA
- a CDS encoding ABC transporter substrate-binding protein has protein sequence MKRLFTVLALAAVLAFAAAPASAKTLRLAVDADPVSLDPHVQLSGGMLQYSHLVFDPLVRWNHEMGFDPRLATKWERIDDKTMRFHLRKGVKFHSGNEFTAKDVVWTLDRLKKSIDYKGLYEVFEPAVAVDDYTVDLKTKAPYPLLINMATYLFPMDSKFYTGKDENGQDKGLIGKTGPSFANSHASGTGPFTVAEREQGVKMVFKANPDYWTSRGNVDEIDMRPIKNEATRVASILSGDVDFIMPVPPQDYDRLDSAENVDLITMPGTRVIMFQLNQKRNKALANPKVREAMAYATNNPGIVKKILKGRGTAAAQQSPKGYQGYVAELTPRYDLKKAKALMKEAGYADGFEATMIAPNNRYVKDEQIAQAFVSMMARIGIKVNLKTMPKAQYWDQFDARAADIQMIGWHSDTEDSANFTEYLAVCPNQETGAGQYNSGQYCNPKVDELVTLANSETDTAKRRDQLQEIERILNADAAFIPLHWQDLSWASAKNLENARVVVNVMNYPYFGDLVMK, from the coding sequence ATGAAACGTTTGTTCACGGTGCTTGCTCTCGCCGCTGTTTTAGCATTTGCTGCAGCGCCAGCTTCCGCTAAGACTTTACGCTTAGCTGTTGATGCTGACCCTGTATCACTTGACCCGCATGTACAGCTTTCCGGCGGCATGCTTCAGTACTCTCACTTAGTATTTGACCCGCTCGTACGTTGGAACCATGAAATGGGCTTTGACCCTCGCCTTGCAACTAAATGGGAACGCATTGACGACAAGACCATGCGTTTTCACCTTCGCAAAGGCGTAAAGTTCCACTCCGGTAACGAATTTACTGCTAAAGACGTTGTATGGACTCTTGATCGTCTCAAGAAATCCATTGACTACAAAGGTCTTTACGAAGTTTTTGAACCTGCAGTTGCTGTGGATGACTACACTGTAGATCTCAAGACCAAAGCGCCTTACCCGCTCCTTATCAACATGGCTACCTACCTTTTCCCAATGGACTCAAAGTTCTACACCGGGAAAGATGAAAATGGTCAGGATAAAGGCTTAATCGGCAAAACCGGTCCTTCATTTGCTAACTCCCACGCTTCCGGTACTGGTCCTTTCACAGTTGCAGAACGTGAACAGGGCGTTAAAATGGTTTTCAAAGCCAACCCTGACTACTGGACTTCCCGTGGTAATGTTGACGAAATCGACATGCGCCCTATTAAGAACGAAGCTACTCGCGTTGCTTCCATTCTTTCCGGCGACGTAGATTTCATCATGCCTGTACCTCCACAGGATTACGACCGTCTTGATTCTGCTGAGAACGTTGACCTGATCACCATGCCAGGTACTCGCGTTATCATGTTCCAGCTGAACCAGAAACGTAACAAAGCTCTTGCGAACCCTAAAGTTCGTGAAGCTATGGCGTACGCTACCAACAACCCTGGTATCGTTAAAAAAATTCTCAAAGGTCGCGGTACTGCAGCTGCTCAGCAGAGCCCTAAAGGCTACCAGGGCTACGTAGCAGAACTTACACCTCGCTACGACCTCAAAAAAGCTAAAGCTCTCATGAAAGAAGCCGGTTACGCTGACGGTTTTGAAGCAACTATGATTGCTCCTAACAACCGTTACGTTAAAGATGAGCAGATCGCTCAGGCTTTCGTTTCTATGATGGCTCGCATCGGTATCAAAGTTAACCTCAAAACTATGCCTAAAGCACAGTACTGGGATCAGTTCGACGCACGCGCTGCTGACATCCAGATGATCGGTTGGCACTCTGACACCGAAGACTCCGCAAACTTCACCGAGTACCTTGCAGTTTGTCCTAATCAAGAGACAGGCGCAGGCCAGTATAACTCCGGTCAATACTGCAACCCTAAAGTTGATGAACTCGTAACTCTTGCTAATTCCGAAACTGACACAGCTAAACGCCGTGATCAGCTTCAGGAAATCGAGCGCATCCTCAATGCAGACGCTGCATTCATTCCACTTCACTGGCAGGATCTTTCCTGGGCCAGCGCTAAAAACCTCGAGAACGCTCGTGTGGTAGTAAACGTAATGAACTACCCATACTTCGGCGACCTCGTAATGAAATAA
- a CDS encoding SagB/ThcOx family dehydrogenase → MQFPEPSMEGPLSVETALANRRSIREFADESLTPDSLGQILWATYGVSEEGPWNRRTVPSPAAMYPMELYVVAGDVEGLEPGVYRYEALGHSLEEVEEGDLREELAEVCMEQDWIAKAPAILVITAAFDRISQKFGERGVAYTFFEAGHMAQNCYLQAEALGLGVTAVGAFKEEHLMELLELPPEHNPMIVMPIGWKDFE, encoded by the coding sequence ATGCAGTTTCCAGAACCAAGTATGGAAGGGCCTCTTTCCGTTGAAACAGCGTTGGCAAACCGTCGCAGTATACGTGAATTTGCAGACGAATCGCTGACACCGGATTCCCTCGGACAAATCTTATGGGCAACCTACGGTGTGAGTGAAGAGGGACCTTGGAACCGCCGTACCGTTCCGTCTCCAGCAGCAATGTATCCAATGGAGCTTTACGTTGTAGCCGGTGATGTTGAAGGGCTGGAACCGGGTGTATACCGTTATGAAGCGCTCGGGCACTCTCTCGAAGAAGTGGAAGAAGGCGATTTGCGTGAAGAGCTTGCTGAAGTTTGCATGGAACAGGATTGGATTGCAAAAGCACCTGCCATTCTCGTCATTACAGCTGCTTTCGATCGTATTTCTCAAAAATTTGGCGAACGCGGTGTAGCGTACACCTTCTTTGAAGCAGGGCATATGGCGCAAAACTGCTATCTGCAAGCTGAAGCGCTCGGACTCGGTGTGACCGCAGTCGGTGCGTTCAAAGAAGAACATCTGATGGAACTTCTTGAGTTGCCACCTGAGCACAACCCGATGATCGTTATGCCGATCGGCTGGAAAGATTTCGAGTAA